A genomic window from Candidatus Pelagisphaera phototrophica includes:
- a CDS encoding gamma carbonic anhydrase family protein codes for MTTEERLEKHLSQDPVIPDTAYVAKEAAVMGDVTIGDQASIWPGCVLRGDINSIRVGDRSNIQDGTIVHLADDYGVEIGNDVTIGHAAIIHACRIEDECLVGMGATVMDGSVIGKNSIIGAGALVTGSTKVPPGSLVLGSPAKVFRILTPEEQSGIKNWAYKYTKVAAAHKSKYQQTKSP; via the coding sequence ATGACTACCGAAGAACGACTAGAAAAGCACCTTTCCCAAGATCCTGTCATCCCGGATACCGCCTACGTTGCCAAGGAAGCTGCTGTGATGGGTGATGTTACCATCGGTGACCAGGCCAGCATATGGCCCGGTTGCGTACTCAGAGGAGACATTAACTCAATCAGAGTCGGGGATCGGTCAAATATACAAGACGGTACGATAGTGCACCTTGCGGATGACTATGGCGTGGAAATCGGCAACGACGTAACGATCGGACACGCGGCGATAATCCACGCGTGCAGGATTGAGGACGAATGCCTTGTCGGGATGGGTGCAACAGTGATGGATGGTTCCGTGATCGGAAAGAATAGCATCATCGGAGCCGGCGCTCTTGTAACGGGTTCAACAAAAGTTCCTCCTGGATCGCTCGTCCTTGGGTCTCCGGCAAAGGTTTTCCGAATACTGACCCCCGAGGAGCAGTCAGGCATCAAGAACTGGGCCTACAAGTACACCAAAGTAGCCGCGGCTCACAAAAGCAAATACCAGCAAACCAAATCACCCTAA
- a CDS encoding tRNA-queuosine alpha-mannosyltransferase domain-containing protein translates to MSPQNQTPPKPFKICLVEPFFTGSHQRWANEFASRSRHRIDILSLPGCHWKWRMHGAAVTMAEKYRAHGIQYDAIVASDMLDLTVFLSCLRDETARTPVAVYFHENQLLYPWSPRDSDTKKGRDLHYAFINYSSALAADATYFNSNYHRTSFLDALPNFLKRYPDFQNLDTVSTIRHNASTLWLGMDLKALDSFRCPNRGKMADKPLIVWNHRWEYDKNPIGFFRILYGLVEQGIDFDLALLGEGFEEEPPYFKEAKERLGNQIVQYGKVPLFSDYARLLWEADISLVTSRQDFFGQSVVESIHCGCHPILPNRLAYPNHLEPSQWSQNFYETEDEARRLTIELIQSGAWKKPFQGASLVSHYDWSNQTRIYDSCLDQLAQLRKS, encoded by the coding sequence GTGTCACCACAAAACCAGACTCCTCCCAAGCCATTCAAGATCTGTCTTGTAGAGCCCTTCTTTACCGGATCACACCAACGCTGGGCCAACGAATTCGCTAGTCGTTCTAGACATCGGATAGACATTCTCTCCCTGCCTGGGTGCCACTGGAAGTGGCGTATGCATGGAGCCGCCGTAACAATGGCGGAAAAATACCGAGCCCATGGAATTCAATACGATGCCATTGTAGCCAGCGATATGCTCGACCTGACCGTGTTTCTCTCCTGTCTAAGGGATGAAACGGCTCGTACTCCGGTTGCGGTCTATTTCCATGAAAACCAGTTACTCTATCCCTGGTCCCCAAGGGACTCTGATACAAAGAAAGGACGAGACCTCCACTACGCGTTTATCAACTATTCCAGTGCCTTGGCAGCAGATGCGACCTACTTCAACTCCAACTATCATCGTACGTCGTTTCTAGACGCCTTACCCAATTTCCTAAAACGATACCCGGATTTCCAAAACTTGGATACGGTTTCAACTATTCGACACAACGCATCGACCCTTTGGCTAGGTATGGATCTGAAGGCACTCGACTCATTCCGCTGTCCAAATCGAGGGAAAATGGCAGACAAGCCACTGATCGTTTGGAACCATCGCTGGGAGTACGACAAAAACCCCATCGGCTTCTTTCGAATATTGTACGGTCTTGTCGAACAAGGGATCGATTTTGATTTGGCTTTGCTAGGAGAGGGCTTCGAAGAAGAACCTCCTTATTTCAAGGAAGCAAAAGAAAGGCTCGGCAACCAAATCGTGCAATATGGGAAAGTTCCTCTCTTCTCGGACTACGCTCGCCTGCTATGGGAGGCGGACATTTCCCTAGTCACGTCTCGACAGGACTTCTTCGGCCAAAGCGTGGTGGAGTCAATACACTGCGGGTGCCACCCCATCCTACCCAATCGGCTTGCCTACCCCAATCATCTGGAGCCCAGCCAATGGTCACAGAACTTCTATGAAACAGAAGACGAAGCGCGACGCTTGACGATAGAACTGATCCAAAGCGGGGCTTGGAAAAAGCCTTTTCAGGGAGCAAGCCTAGTATCGCACTATGATTGGAGCAATCAGACGCGTATCTACGATTCTTGCCTGGACCAGCTTGCTCAGCTGAGGAAGTCCTAG
- a CDS encoding amidohydrolase family protein, which translates to MTIDAHIHLYPASAYENTRSWAEKWKEPCWLQCVSPSSGPKLQGWASVDQLLRDMDAAEIQQAIILGWYWENANTCYENISWQRDWIASHPDRLMAFAPFNAKGRAASIDALKQAFECGFGGIGELNPPAQGYTYVNETLDLAIALAGEYNVPVNFHVTDPTSHEYPGKIETPIDSLLALAKSHPKTTFIFAHLAGMMELPKLRSLSNVYLDTAAVPLLYPRDIYQTAIESIGCDRILFGSDYPLRTFPKTQRKPDFKTHIDSLKSSGVSPVDLDNIFERNIREILPQGEPFPNEATS; encoded by the coding sequence CGACGCGCATATTCACTTGTATCCAGCTAGCGCTTACGAGAATACGAGATCCTGGGCAGAGAAGTGGAAAGAGCCCTGTTGGCTCCAATGCGTTTCCCCTAGCTCCGGTCCAAAGCTGCAAGGATGGGCTTCGGTTGATCAACTACTCAGGGACATGGATGCCGCAGAGATCCAACAGGCGATCATACTTGGCTGGTATTGGGAAAATGCCAACACTTGCTACGAAAACATCTCCTGGCAAAGGGATTGGATCGCTAGCCATCCGGATCGCCTGATGGCGTTCGCACCTTTCAACGCTAAAGGGCGAGCCGCATCAATCGACGCTTTGAAACAGGCATTTGAATGCGGGTTTGGCGGGATCGGGGAACTCAATCCCCCCGCTCAAGGCTACACTTACGTAAACGAAACTTTGGATCTAGCAATTGCCCTAGCTGGCGAATACAACGTTCCCGTCAATTTTCACGTTACCGATCCAACAAGCCACGAGTATCCAGGCAAAATAGAAACGCCAATCGATTCCCTTTTAGCGCTGGCAAAGAGCCACCCGAAAACTACTTTCATCTTTGCCCATCTCGCTGGGATGATGGAGCTGCCCAAGTTGAGGAGCCTCAGCAATGTATATCTCGACACCGCTGCGGTTCCACTGCTGTACCCACGCGACATTTATCAAACCGCAATCGAATCGATAGGGTGCGATCGCATCCTGTTTGGGAGCGACTATCCCCTTCGGACATTCCCGAAGACGCAGCGCAAACCGGATTTTAAGACCCATATTGATTCCCTTAAGAGCTCCGGTGTTTCACCGGTTGATTTAGACAATATTTTCGAGAGAAACATTAGGGAGATTCTCCCGCAGGGCGAGCCTTTCCCCAACGAAGCAACCTCATGA
- the lnt gene encoding apolipoprotein N-acyltransferase: MAKWMVANRSKIAQVAAFVLTIVFYVGAFPPYDFPEAGFVVLIPFLIWFRMGPTLKQVAWTGLLAGWVAWFILIFWLSHVTWMGLALLSGVVGLHFMLWCVGTFWLSKRLLGKGPWMGLPFAIGTSALWVVLEHIRGWVFTGFPWLPLSASQWSRPIMLQSAVFWGAWGISFGLALLNAGVAAYMLRIVRYSRTDTKTFCPEFYLALIVFVSMTFLQTRHISGQDREPLFRAAAMQPAIPQNEKWDASLSREILDQIEKNTLLLAPMKPDLVFWPEATLPYPIKGDTIMQAWIERLATQIDTPIFAGALVAESDEVWYNGVYLIRPKWGMYPEYYAKRHLVPFGEYIPLRSVWPWIEKIVPIEGDLYQGEGVSLLPLSMPSRTINIGTLICYEDVFPSLARKSTLEGAGMLFVATNSAWYGQSAASFQHMAHSVLRAVENRRVVFRVGNDGWSGWIDEYGNVRDELLDEEGKIWFSGGTTWKVDRDKRWKGRETFYTQKGDWFVAVCWGALLIAGLIALRYKGALQD; the protein is encoded by the coding sequence ATGGCAAAGTGGATGGTGGCGAATCGGAGTAAGATCGCCCAGGTTGCGGCCTTCGTATTGACCATTGTTTTCTATGTCGGAGCGTTCCCTCCGTACGACTTTCCGGAAGCGGGATTTGTCGTGCTGATTCCCTTTCTGATCTGGTTCCGTATGGGGCCTACTTTAAAGCAGGTTGCCTGGACGGGGCTCTTAGCCGGTTGGGTGGCGTGGTTTATCCTTATCTTTTGGCTAAGTCATGTGACGTGGATGGGTTTGGCGCTTCTCTCGGGAGTAGTGGGGCTGCATTTTATGCTCTGGTGCGTGGGGACTTTTTGGTTGAGTAAGCGCCTCCTCGGAAAGGGTCCTTGGATGGGCCTTCCCTTCGCGATCGGAACCTCCGCTTTGTGGGTTGTTCTCGAACATATTAGAGGATGGGTTTTTACCGGTTTTCCTTGGTTACCGTTGTCAGCGAGTCAATGGAGTCGGCCCATCATGCTGCAGAGCGCCGTATTTTGGGGTGCTTGGGGGATTTCGTTTGGACTGGCGTTGCTCAATGCGGGCGTGGCTGCCTACATGCTGCGTATCGTCCGTTATTCGCGAACCGATACCAAGACGTTTTGCCCAGAGTTCTATCTGGCCCTCATTGTTTTCGTTAGCATGACCTTCTTGCAGACACGTCACATTTCGGGACAGGATAGGGAGCCTCTCTTTAGAGCGGCTGCCATGCAGCCAGCGATTCCCCAAAACGAAAAATGGGACGCTTCTCTAAGTAGAGAGATACTGGATCAAATTGAAAAAAACACCCTGCTTCTGGCACCGATGAAACCGGATCTGGTTTTCTGGCCGGAAGCGACCTTGCCGTATCCGATCAAAGGGGACACCATTATGCAGGCTTGGATCGAGCGATTAGCTACGCAGATTGATACCCCCATTTTTGCCGGAGCGTTGGTTGCAGAATCAGATGAAGTTTGGTACAATGGAGTGTATTTGATTCGACCGAAATGGGGAATGTATCCAGAATACTACGCGAAAAGGCACTTAGTTCCTTTTGGCGAGTACATCCCTTTGCGGAGCGTTTGGCCATGGATTGAAAAAATAGTGCCGATCGAGGGCGATCTGTATCAGGGAGAGGGAGTCTCCTTGTTGCCCTTGTCCATGCCGAGCCGAACCATTAATATTGGAACGCTCATTTGCTATGAAGACGTCTTTCCCAGTCTCGCCAGAAAGTCCACGCTTGAAGGTGCGGGCATGCTCTTCGTTGCCACAAACAGCGCCTGGTATGGTCAGAGCGCCGCTTCTTTCCAGCATATGGCCCACTCGGTTCTGAGAGCCGTCGAAAACCGTAGAGTTGTGTTTCGTGTAGGAAATGACGGATGGTCCGGGTGGATCGACGAATACGGTAACGTACGGGATGAACTCCTCGACGAGGAGGGCAAAATTTGGTTTTCTGGTGGTACGACCTGGAAAGTCGATCGAGACAAGCGGTGGAAAGGGCGAGAGACCTTTTATACCCAGAAAGGAGATTGGTTTGTCGCGGTTTGCTGGGGCGCTTTATTGATCGCTGGACTGATCGCCCTTCGTTATAAAGGTGCTCTGCAAGACTAG
- a CDS encoding FmdB family zinc ribbon protein, which translates to MATYLYETIPDSDSEEPVRFEYQQSMNDAPLTNHPTTGVPVKRVITGGYGFNVTGSVQSALVPSAGESCCQQGGCGCSYN; encoded by the coding sequence ATGGCAACGTACCTCTATGAGACAATTCCCGATTCTGACTCCGAAGAACCTGTCCGGTTTGAGTACCAGCAAAGCATGAATGACGCGCCTTTGACAAACCACCCAACCACGGGGGTGCCCGTAAAACGTGTCATTACAGGCGGATACGGATTCAACGTGACTGGAAGCGTGCAGAGTGCTCTGGTGCCATCCGCTGGAGAGAGCTGTTGCCAGCAGGGTGGATGCGGCTGCTCCTACAACTAG
- a CDS encoding glycine hydroxymethyltransferase, whose amino-acid sequence MSNLTTTSPVSEYLSSRSPDEVNPAMLSYVANLQQVASVNAPIAASIVKELQDQRSNLKLIASENFTTLNTQAAMGNLLTDKYAEGFAGARYYAGCDNIDAIESEACEQACRLFDAEHAYVQPHSGADANLIAFWAILQARVGTPLIEEMGEANPSKMSREDWNKVRAAMGNQKMLGLDYYSGGHLTHGYRFNISAQFFDAYNYSVSKETGLLDYDELEAQALEIKPLILLAGYSAYPRKVDFRRMKEIADKVGAVLLVDMAHFSGLVAGGVFEGDYNPMPFADVVTTTTHKTLRGPRGGVILCKKEFAEYIDKGCPLVIGGPLPHVMAAKAVAFKEANETEFKEYAQNVVNNSRAIADAMIDEGLKICTGGTDNHLLLIDVTPFGLNGRQAEAAVRECGVTLNRNSLPFDPNGPHYTSGLRVGSPAITSLGMGAEEMKEIASIFKLILSSTTPKILTKGKNAGQPSKVKYDISETVVEEGRARVQSLLDRFVLYPELDVEFLISHFSL is encoded by the coding sequence ATGTCTAATCTGACTACGACGTCACCTGTCTCTGAATATCTCTCGTCCCGCTCGCCGGATGAAGTGAATCCCGCCATGCTGAGCTATGTTGCGAACCTGCAACAAGTTGCCTCGGTAAACGCGCCGATCGCCGCATCGATTGTGAAAGAGCTCCAGGACCAACGCAGCAATCTCAAGCTCATTGCGTCCGAGAATTTTACCACGCTGAACACTCAAGCGGCCATGGGCAATTTGCTTACGGACAAGTACGCGGAAGGATTCGCTGGGGCTCGCTACTACGCGGGTTGCGACAACATCGATGCGATCGAGAGCGAAGCCTGTGAGCAAGCCTGCCGGCTTTTTGATGCGGAGCACGCTTATGTGCAGCCTCACTCGGGGGCGGATGCGAACCTGATCGCTTTTTGGGCCATCCTGCAGGCTAGAGTCGGCACACCTCTCATCGAGGAAATGGGTGAAGCCAACCCTTCCAAAATGTCCCGAGAGGATTGGAACAAGGTGCGCGCGGCGATGGGTAATCAGAAAATGCTCGGACTGGATTACTACTCCGGAGGCCACTTGACTCACGGTTATCGATTTAACATTTCCGCCCAGTTTTTTGATGCCTACAACTATTCAGTCAGCAAGGAGACCGGGTTGCTCGACTACGATGAGCTGGAAGCTCAGGCACTGGAGATCAAGCCATTGATCCTGTTAGCGGGTTATAGCGCCTATCCGAGAAAGGTAGATTTCCGTCGGATGAAGGAAATAGCTGATAAGGTGGGAGCAGTTCTGTTGGTTGATATGGCCCACTTCTCAGGACTGGTTGCCGGGGGTGTTTTCGAGGGCGACTACAATCCGATGCCGTTTGCTGATGTAGTGACAACGACCACACACAAGACACTCCGAGGCCCTCGTGGTGGAGTGATCCTTTGTAAAAAGGAGTTTGCTGAGTATATTGATAAAGGGTGTCCTCTCGTGATTGGCGGACCGCTGCCGCACGTTATGGCAGCCAAAGCAGTTGCTTTTAAGGAAGCAAACGAGACTGAGTTTAAAGAGTACGCGCAGAACGTGGTGAATAATTCGCGAGCCATCGCGGACGCCATGATCGACGAAGGTCTCAAGATCTGCACGGGTGGAACCGACAACCACCTCTTGCTGATCGACGTGACTCCGTTCGGTCTCAACGGACGACAGGCGGAAGCCGCCGTTCGTGAATGTGGCGTTACGTTGAACCGAAACTCGTTACCTTTCGATCCCAATGGCCCCCACTACACGAGTGGATTGCGAGTTGGTTCCCCCGCGATCACATCATTGGGAATGGGAGCCGAGGAGATGAAAGAGATAGCTTCGATTTTTAAGCTCATACTCTCAAGTACTACGCCAAAAATACTCACTAAGGGTAAAAATGCGGGTCAGCCCAGCAAAGTGAAATACGATATCTCTGAAACTGTCGTAGAGGAGGGAAGAGCTCGTGTGCAAAGCCTTCTAGACCGATTCGTATTGTATCCAGAATTGGATGTCGAATTCCTGATAAGCCACTTTTCGCTATAG
- a CDS encoding deoxyguanosinetriphosphate triphosphohydrolase family protein: MSKNSFYSDYDFEPLVGGKRPDDYRTPFQVDRDRIIHSSAFRKLQSKTQVYLSGEYDFYRTRLTHSIEVAQIGRSICHFLQSDSKYLNDDFYIDSDLVEACCLSHDLGHPPFGHGGERTLHRLFYDIGGFEGNAQTLRLITDTLYHSSGKQRGISPTRAFLDGILKYKSSFSERDRPRNHFIYDFQRVYREFVHEKDIDRKGAQVDGAFRKMASLECQIMDWADDTAYCINDIVDGVRAGFLSLERLERWAAREGLDAESQPLFDAFVNDIRKDRLEAVFGVKIGDFIRSCRLVPRESPLSGVTNRYAFSLEVNSEAKRTARFFKRVALDLIFRSAPLQQMDYKGDRVLEDLFRALSDSYLESEKPRSKILPEQQAIWMKQATEDPEKQRLVARDFLASLTDGQALRIHKRLYDPEYASIIDLD; encoded by the coding sequence ATGTCGAAAAACTCCTTCTATTCCGATTACGATTTTGAGCCACTCGTTGGAGGGAAGCGACCAGATGACTACCGAACGCCTTTTCAGGTTGATAGGGACCGGATCATCCATTCATCAGCCTTCAGAAAGCTTCAATCCAAAACCCAGGTCTATCTTTCGGGAGAGTACGATTTTTACCGTACGCGGCTGACCCATTCCATTGAGGTTGCCCAGATTGGTCGATCGATCTGCCATTTCCTGCAAAGCGACTCGAAGTATTTAAACGACGACTTCTACATCGATTCGGATTTGGTTGAGGCCTGCTGCTTGAGCCACGATCTGGGCCATCCGCCTTTTGGTCATGGCGGTGAGCGAACGCTCCACCGTTTGTTTTACGACATTGGCGGATTTGAAGGGAATGCTCAAACCTTGCGTTTGATCACGGATACGCTGTACCATTCAAGTGGCAAGCAAAGGGGTATTTCTCCTACGAGGGCATTTCTCGACGGCATTCTGAAATACAAGTCTTCGTTTTCAGAAAGGGATCGGCCTCGAAACCACTTCATATACGACTTTCAACGTGTGTATCGAGAATTTGTACACGAGAAAGACATTGATCGTAAGGGAGCGCAAGTGGATGGGGCGTTTCGAAAGATGGCTAGTCTGGAGTGCCAGATAATGGACTGGGCGGATGATACTGCTTATTGTATCAACGATATCGTCGACGGCGTCCGAGCCGGTTTCCTTAGTTTGGAACGGCTTGAGCGTTGGGCGGCAAGAGAAGGTCTCGATGCCGAGTCGCAACCCTTGTTTGACGCTTTCGTTAATGATATCCGAAAAGACCGGCTCGAAGCGGTTTTCGGGGTCAAGATAGGCGACTTTATTCGGTCCTGCCGTCTCGTTCCTCGTGAAAGTCCTTTGTCGGGAGTTACAAACCGGTATGCGTTCTCCTTGGAAGTGAATTCGGAGGCAAAACGAACGGCCCGCTTCTTCAAGCGAGTGGCCCTAGACCTTATTTTTAGGTCAGCACCGCTTCAGCAGATGGACTATAAGGGAGATCGCGTTTTGGAGGATTTGTTTCGAGCCTTGTCGGATTCGTATTTGGAGTCTGAAAAGCCGAGATCCAAGATTCTTCCGGAACAGCAGGCGATTTGGATGAAGCAAGCAACGGAAGACCCCGAAAAGCAACGGTTGGTCGCTCGGGACTTCCTAGCCAGCTTGACGGATGGTCAGGCGTTGAGAATTCACAAGCGTCTTTACGATCCCGAATACGCTTCGATCATCGACCTAGACTAG